In Agrobacterium sp. RAC06, a single window of DNA contains:
- a CDS encoding [protein-PII] uridylyltransferase translates to MATAELAFDDLLDIDALRASCKTIAEAGCGNMLETRSKLLPILKKASAEAREQARLKLFEDGSGMNCANRISWIQDQLISVIFDFARTHVYPKDANGLAVAAVGGYGRGTLAPGSDIDLLFLLPPKAGPAMHKAVEFVLYLLWDVGFKVGHATRTVEECIRLSTTDMTIRTAILETRHICGDEALVTELQRRFDQEVTTGTAPEFIAAKLAERDERHRKAGDSRYLVEPNVKEGKGGLRDLQTLFWIAKYNYHVRDTGELVRLGVLSRHEWRLFQKADDFLWAVRCHMHYLTGKPEERLYFDIQPEIAKSLGYQARPGLSAVERFMKHYFLVAKDVGDLTRIFAAALEDQQAKAAPGIGGMIGRFANRPRKIPGASEFIDDRGRIALADPGVFKKDPMSIMRLFHVADLNGLEFHPDALKAVTRSLSLITNDFRESEEANRLFLSILTSRKDPGFILRRMNEAGVLGRFMPEFGKIVSMMQFNMYHHYTVDEHLIRTVEVLSEIDNGKAEEIHPLANKIMPEIEDRQTLYVAILLHDIAKGRQEDHSVAGAKVARKLCPRLGLSPKQTEMVAWLIDQHLLMSMVAQTRDLHDRKTITDFAEKVQSLDRLKMMLVLTICDIRAVGPGVWNGWKGQLLRTLYYETELLLSGGFSQVSRKERAKHAAEQLSQALEGWSQKDQRTYTKLHYEPYLLSVDLEDQVRHAHFIRQTDKSGQALATMVRTHQFHAITEITVLSPDHPRLLSIIAGACAAAGANIADAQIFTTSDGRALDTILINREFPIDEDETRRAATIGKMIEDVLSGRKRLPEVIATRTKGKKRNKTFPVQPDVRISNALSNKFTVIEVECLDRIGLLAEITAVLSDLSLDIHSARITTFGEKVIDTFYVTDLVGQKVTNENRQANIANRLKPVMTEQPDELKDNMPSGIIAQPHRAAPAPKKARA, encoded by the coding sequence ATGGCCACAGCAGAGCTTGCCTTCGACGATCTCCTCGACATCGACGCGCTCCGTGCGTCCTGCAAAACCATCGCGGAGGCTGGCTGCGGCAATATGCTGGAGACCCGCTCGAAGCTCCTGCCGATCCTGAAGAAGGCCTCTGCCGAGGCCCGCGAACAGGCGCGGCTGAAGCTTTTCGAAGACGGCAGCGGCATGAACTGCGCCAACCGGATTTCCTGGATCCAGGATCAGCTGATCTCGGTCATCTTCGATTTCGCCCGCACCCATGTCTATCCGAAGGACGCCAACGGTCTGGCCGTCGCCGCCGTCGGCGGTTACGGCCGCGGAACCCTGGCGCCAGGCTCCGATATCGACCTGCTCTTCCTGCTGCCGCCGAAGGCTGGTCCCGCCATGCACAAGGCGGTCGAGTTCGTCCTCTATCTGTTGTGGGATGTCGGCTTCAAGGTCGGCCACGCCACCCGCACGGTGGAGGAGTGCATCCGCCTGTCAACCACGGACATGACCATTCGGACCGCGATCCTCGAAACCCGCCATATCTGCGGCGACGAGGCTCTGGTCACCGAGCTCCAGCGCCGCTTCGACCAGGAGGTAACGACCGGTACTGCGCCTGAATTCATCGCCGCCAAGCTTGCCGAACGCGACGAGCGGCACCGCAAGGCTGGCGACAGCCGCTACCTCGTCGAGCCCAATGTCAAGGAAGGCAAAGGGGGCTTGCGCGATCTGCAGACCCTCTTCTGGATCGCCAAATACAATTACCATGTCCGCGACACCGGCGAATTGGTGCGTCTCGGCGTGCTCTCCCGCCACGAGTGGCGCCTTTTCCAGAAGGCTGACGATTTCCTCTGGGCGGTTCGCTGCCACATGCATTATCTGACCGGCAAGCCGGAAGAGCGCCTGTATTTCGATATCCAGCCGGAGATCGCCAAGAGCCTCGGCTATCAGGCGCGCCCGGGTCTTTCCGCCGTCGAGCGCTTCATGAAGCACTACTTCCTTGTGGCAAAAGACGTCGGCGATCTCACCCGCATCTTTGCGGCAGCACTTGAAGACCAGCAGGCCAAGGCCGCCCCCGGTATCGGTGGCATGATCGGCCGTTTTGCCAACCGCCCGCGCAAGATCCCCGGCGCCAGCGAATTCATCGATGATCGCGGCCGCATTGCGCTTGCCGATCCCGGCGTCTTCAAGAAGGACCCGATGTCGATCATGCGCCTCTTCCACGTGGCGGATCTGAACGGGCTCGAATTCCATCCTGATGCCTTGAAGGCCGTCACCCGCTCGCTGTCGCTGATCACCAATGATTTCCGCGAAAGCGAAGAGGCCAACCGCCTGTTTCTCTCGATCCTGACCTCACGCAAGGATCCGGGTTTCATCCTTCGGCGCATGAACGAGGCCGGCGTGCTCGGTCGTTTCATGCCGGAATTCGGCAAGATTGTCTCGATGATGCAGTTCAACATGTATCATCACTATACCGTCGACGAGCATCTGATCCGCACGGTCGAGGTGCTCTCCGAGATCGACAACGGCAAGGCGGAGGAGATCCATCCGCTCGCCAACAAGATCATGCCGGAAATCGAGGATCGCCAGACGCTTTATGTCGCGATCCTCCTGCACGATATCGCCAAAGGCCGCCAGGAGGATCACTCCGTCGCCGGCGCCAAGGTCGCCCGCAAGCTCTGCCCGCGTCTCGGCCTCTCGCCCAAGCAGACCGAAATGGTCGCCTGGCTGATCGACCAGCATCTGCTGATGTCGATGGTGGCTCAGACGCGCGACCTGCACGACCGCAAGACCATCACCGACTTCGCCGAAAAGGTGCAGTCTCTCGACCGGCTGAAGATGATGTTGGTTCTGACCATCTGCGATATCAGGGCCGTTGGCCCGGGTGTCTGGAATGGCTGGAAGGGCCAGCTTTTGCGCACGCTCTATTACGAGACCGAACTGCTGCTGTCAGGCGGCTTCTCCCAGGTCTCGCGCAAGGAACGCGCCAAGCATGCCGCCGAGCAGCTCAGCCAGGCGCTCGAAGGCTGGAGCCAGAAGGACCAGCGCACCTATACCAAGCTGCATTACGAGCCCTACCTGCTCTCGGTCGATCTCGAAGACCAGGTCCGCCACGCCCATTTCATCCGCCAGACCGACAAATCGGGACAGGCGCTGGCGACCATGGTGCGCACTCACCAGTTTCACGCGATCACCGAGATCACGGTGCTGTCTCCTGACCATCCACGTCTCCTGTCGATCATCGCCGGCGCTTGTGCGGCGGCCGGCGCCAACATCGCCGATGCCCAGATCTTCACGACCTCGGACGGCCGGGCCCTCGATACGATCCTGATCAACCGGGAGTTCCCGATCGACGAGGACGAAACCCGCCGCGCGGCCACCATCGGCAAGATGATCGAGGACGTGCTCTCGGGCCGTAAGCGCCTGCCAGAGGTCATTGCCACGCGCACAAAGGGCAAGAAGCGCAACAAGACCTTTCCGGTTCAGCCGGATGTCCGCATCTCCAATGCGCTGTCCAACAAGTTCACGGTTATCGAGGTGGAATGCCTCGACCGCATCGGTCTCCTTGCCGAGATCACCGCAGTCCTGTCGGACCTGTCGCTCGACATTCATTCCGCACGGATCACCACCTTCGGGGAAAAGGTCATCGATACCTTCTATGTCACCGACCTCGTCGGACAGAAGGTGACCAACGAGAACCGGCAGGCCAATATTGCCAATCGCCTGAAGCCGGTGATGACCGAACAGCCGGACGAGC
- the mutS gene encoding DNA mismatch repair protein MutS has translation MMEQFIEIKAANPGSLLFYRMGDFYELFFEDAVDASRALGITLTKRGQHLGQDIPMCGVPVHAADDYLQKLISLGFRVAVCEQIEDPAEAKKRGSKSVVKRDVVRLVTPGTITEDKLLSPFESNYLMALARIRGGSAPQLALAWIDISTGIFRLAETTETRLLADILRIEPRELIVPDTLFHDEELKPAFDVLGRVVVPQPGVLFDSASAEGRIVRYFGVGTLDGFGAFSRAEIAAAAAAVAYVEKTQISERPPLGLPERQNAASTLFIDPATRANLELVKTLSGDRNGSLLKAIDRTVTGGGARLLAERLMSPLTDPEAIADRQDSIAHLLADGLLVDRLRDALKRVPDMPRALSRLALDRGGPRDLGAIVAGLAASAEVGRLLHPSSLPAELSEALADLAALPADLGSSLAAMLAEELPLLKRDGGFLRDGAIQELDELRALRDQSRRVIAGLQLQYAEETGIKSLKIKHNNVLGYFIEVTAGNAGPMTEGDEAKARFIHRQTMANAMRFTTTELADLESRIANAAGQALSLELAAFDQMVSQVVSAAEPIKAAARALAVIDVAAGLAALAEEQGYCRPLVDDSRMFAITAGRHPVVEQALRRQAASPFIANDCDLSPNDTKGPGAIWLLTGPNMGGKSTFLRQNALIAILAQMGSFVPAGAAHIGIVDRLFSRVGASDDLARGRSTFMVEMVETAAILNQATDRSLVILDEIGRGTATFDGLSIAWAAVEHLHEANRCRSLFATHFHELTALSEKLARMSNVTMRVKEWDGDVIFLHEVGPGSADRSYGIQVARLAGLPAAVVARAREVLTRLEDSDRKNPAAQLIDDLPLFQVAVRREEIQKSGPSKVEEALRSLDLDDLTPRQALDALYDLKKQLGKP, from the coding sequence ATGATGGAGCAATTCATCGAGATCAAGGCCGCCAATCCGGGTAGCCTGCTCTTCTATCGCATGGGCGATTTCTACGAGCTGTTCTTCGAGGATGCGGTCGACGCCTCCCGCGCGCTCGGCATCACGCTGACCAAGCGCGGCCAGCATCTCGGCCAGGATATCCCCATGTGCGGCGTGCCGGTGCATGCTGCCGATGATTACCTGCAGAAACTGATCTCGCTCGGCTTCCGCGTTGCGGTCTGCGAGCAGATCGAGGATCCGGCAGAGGCCAAGAAGCGAGGCTCGAAATCCGTGGTGAAGCGTGACGTCGTCCGCCTCGTTACGCCGGGCACGATCACCGAGGATAAACTCCTCTCGCCCTTCGAATCCAACTACCTGATGGCACTCGCCCGGATCCGGGGCGGTTCCGCCCCGCAACTGGCGCTCGCCTGGATCGATATTTCCACCGGCATCTTCCGCCTCGCGGAGACGACTGAGACGCGCCTGCTCGCGGACATCCTGCGCATCGAGCCGCGCGAGCTGATCGTGCCCGATACGCTGTTCCACGACGAAGAACTGAAGCCCGCCTTCGACGTGCTCGGTCGTGTCGTCGTGCCCCAGCCCGGCGTGCTCTTCGACAGTGCAAGTGCTGAAGGCCGCATCGTCCGTTACTTTGGCGTCGGAACGCTGGATGGCTTCGGCGCCTTCTCCCGCGCCGAAATCGCAGCGGCCGCCGCCGCCGTCGCCTATGTCGAAAAGACCCAGATCTCCGAGCGCCCGCCGCTCGGTCTGCCCGAACGGCAGAATGCGGCCTCGACCCTCTTCATTGATCCCGCGACCCGCGCCAATCTCGAACTGGTGAAGACGCTGTCTGGCGATCGCAACGGTTCGCTGTTGAAAGCGATCGACCGCACCGTCACAGGCGGTGGCGCCCGCCTGCTTGCCGAACGCCTCATGTCGCCACTGACGGACCCCGAAGCGATTGCCGACCGCCAGGACTCGATCGCCCATCTCTTGGCCGATGGCCTGCTCGTCGACCGCCTCCGCGACGCCCTGAAGCGCGTGCCCGACATGCCGCGCGCCCTTTCCCGTTTGGCGCTCGATCGCGGTGGCCCGCGCGACCTCGGTGCCATCGTCGCCGGTCTCGCAGCCTCCGCTGAGGTCGGCCGCCTTCTGCACCCATCAAGCCTGCCAGCGGAACTGTCCGAAGCCCTTGCCGACCTCGCAGCCTTGCCCGCCGATCTTGGCTCCAGCCTGGCCGCGATGCTCGCCGAGGAACTGCCGCTTCTGAAGCGCGATGGCGGCTTCCTGCGCGATGGCGCGATCCAGGAATTGGACGAGCTGCGCGCGCTGCGCGACCAGTCCCGACGTGTGATCGCCGGCCTTCAGCTGCAATATGCCGAGGAAACCGGCATCAAGTCGCTGAAGATCAAGCATAACAATGTGCTCGGCTATTTCATCGAGGTAACCGCCGGCAATGCCGGTCCGATGACCGAGGGCGACGAAGCCAAGGCCCGCTTCATCCATCGCCAGACCATGGCAAACGCCATGCGCTTCACCACCACCGAACTCGCCGATCTCGAAAGCCGGATTGCGAACGCCGCCGGGCAGGCACTCTCGCTCGAACTCGCAGCCTTCGATCAGATGGTGAGCCAGGTGGTCTCCGCCGCAGAACCTATCAAAGCCGCGGCCCGGGCGCTTGCGGTGATCGACGTCGCAGCCGGCCTCGCGGCCTTGGCGGAAGAGCAGGGCTATTGCCGCCCGCTGGTCGATGACTCGAGAATGTTCGCCATCACCGCTGGCCGCCATCCGGTGGTCGAGCAGGCTCTGCGCCGCCAGGCCGCCAGCCCCTTCATCGCCAATGATTGCGATCTCTCGCCCAACGATACCAAAGGCCCCGGCGCCATCTGGCTGCTGACCGGCCCCAATATGGGCGGTAAATCGACCTTCCTGCGCCAGAACGCGCTGATCGCCATTCTCGCCCAGATGGGCTCCTTCGTGCCCGCCGGTGCCGCCCATATCGGGATCGTCGACCGGCTCTTCTCCCGCGTCGGCGCCTCCGACGATCTCGCCCGTGGTCGCTCCACCTTCATGGTCGAGATGGTCGAGACCGCCGCCATTCTCAACCAGGCCACCGACCGCTCGCTGGTCATCTTGGATGAAATCGGACGCGGCACTGCCACCTTCGATGGCCTCTCCATCGCCTGGGCCGCCGTCGAGCACCTGCATGAGGCAAACCGCTGCCGCTCGCTCTTTGCCACCCATTTCCACGAACTGACGGCGCTGTCCGAAAAACTCGCCCGCATGTCGAATGTCACCATGCGGGTCAAGGAATGGGACGGCGACGTCATCTTCCTGCATGAGGTCGGCCCCGGTTCCGCCGATCGCTCCTATGGTATCCAGGTCGCCCGTCTGGCCGGCCTGCCAGCTGCCGTCGTTGCCCGTGCTCGGGAAGTTCTGACCCGCCTGGAAGACAGCGACCGAAAGAACCCGGCCGCCCAGCTGATCGATGACCTGCCGCTTTTTCAGGTCGCCGTGCGCCGCGAGGAGATCCAGAAATCCGGCCCCTCCAAGGTCGAAGAGGCGCTGCGCTCACTCGATCTTGACGACCTCACGCCTCGCCAGGCGCTCGATGCGCTCTATGATCTGAAGAAACAACTTGGCAAGCCTTGA
- a CDS encoding NADP-dependent malic enzyme, giving the protein MANEKTTGRTKVSVTEQEALDFHSQGRPGKLEITPTKPMATQRDLSLAYSPGVAVPVKAIAADPATAYDYTTRGNMVAVISNGTAILGLGNLGALASKPVMEGKSVLFKRFADVDSIDLEVDTENVDEFINCVRYLGPSFGGINLEDIKAPDCFIIESRLRELMDIPVFHDDQHGTAIIAAAGLINALELTGRDFKTTKLVCNGAGAAAIACIELIKAMGFNGENIILCDTKGVIYQGRTEGMNQWKSAHAVKTDRRSLKEAMVGADVVFGLSQKGAFAADMIASMADNPIIFAMANPDPEITPEEVAEIRSDAIMATGRSDYPNQVNNVLGFPYIFRGALDVRASQINDAMKIAAVRALADLAREDVPDDVAAAYQGERPRFGPQYIIPVPFDPRLISAIPVAVAKAAMESGVARKEIEDLGAYAHELSARRDPIAAATQRIYEHVRSHPKRVVFAEGEEEQVMRAAISFVNLGLGTAILLGRDEPLKATAERAGIDLDRPGIEVVNARMSTRVEAYTEYLYARLQRKGYLHRDAQRLINTDRNHFAACMVALGDADAMVTGTTRNYSTALEDVRRCIDTAPGHRVIGVSLALARGRTIVVADTAVHDMPTADELADIAEEAAGVAHRLGLVPRVALLAYSTFGHPTGERSERVREAVKILDRRGVSFEYDGEMGADIALNQHRMEQYPFCRLSGTANVLVMPAIHSAAISTKMLQELGGLTVMGPLLIGLEKSVQIAQMGAKDSDIVNMAAIAAYNAAG; this is encoded by the coding sequence ATGGCAAATGAGAAGACGACCGGCCGGACGAAAGTCTCGGTGACGGAACAGGAAGCGCTGGACTTTCACTCCCAGGGGCGGCCGGGCAAGCTGGAGATTACCCCGACCAAGCCAATGGCGACGCAGCGCGATCTGTCGCTTGCCTATTCCCCCGGCGTTGCCGTTCCCGTGAAGGCGATCGCTGCCGATCCTGCCACCGCCTATGACTATACGACCCGCGGCAACATGGTGGCAGTCATCTCCAACGGCACAGCGATCCTTGGCCTCGGCAATCTCGGGGCGCTGGCCTCGAAGCCCGTGATGGAAGGCAAGTCCGTTCTCTTCAAGCGCTTTGCCGATGTCGATTCGATCGATCTTGAGGTGGACACCGAGAATGTTGACGAGTTCATCAACTGCGTGCGTTATCTCGGCCCGTCCTTCGGCGGGATCAATCTCGAAGACATCAAGGCGCCCGACTGTTTCATCATCGAAAGCCGGCTGCGCGAGCTGATGGACATCCCTGTTTTCCACGACGATCAGCATGGCACGGCGATCATCGCGGCTGCCGGCCTGATCAACGCGCTGGAACTGACCGGCCGCGACTTCAAGACGACCAAGCTTGTCTGCAACGGCGCGGGGGCTGCGGCGATTGCCTGTATCGAGCTGATCAAGGCCATGGGCTTCAACGGCGAGAACATCATTCTCTGCGACACCAAGGGCGTGATCTACCAGGGTCGCACCGAGGGCATGAATCAGTGGAAGTCGGCCCATGCCGTCAAGACCGACCGGCGGTCGCTGAAGGAAGCCATGGTGGGTGCTGATGTCGTGTTCGGCCTCTCCCAGAAGGGTGCCTTCGCCGCCGACATGATCGCCTCGATGGCTGACAATCCGATCATCTTTGCCATGGCCAATCCGGACCCGGAAATCACGCCTGAGGAAGTGGCCGAGATCCGCTCAGATGCGATCATGGCCACCGGGCGCTCGGACTATCCGAACCAAGTGAACAATGTTCTCGGCTTCCCTTACATCTTCCGGGGTGCTCTCGACGTGCGGGCAAGCCAGATAAACGATGCGATGAAGATCGCTGCCGTCCGGGCGCTCGCCGATCTGGCGCGCGAGGACGTGCCTGACGATGTGGCCGCGGCCTATCAGGGCGAGCGGCCGCGCTTCGGGCCGCAATACATCATCCCCGTACCCTTCGACCCGCGCCTCATTTCGGCAATCCCGGTTGCCGTCGCCAAAGCAGCGATGGAAAGCGGCGTGGCACGCAAGGAAATCGAGGATCTCGGCGCCTATGCGCATGAGCTTTCCGCCCGCCGCGACCCGATCGCGGCCGCGACGCAGCGCATCTACGAGCATGTCCGCAGCCACCCCAAACGCGTCGTCTTTGCCGAAGGTGAAGAGGAGCAGGTCATGCGTGCGGCGATCTCATTCGTCAATCTCGGCCTCGGCACCGCGATCCTGCTGGGCCGCGACGAGCCCTTGAAGGCGACCGCCGAACGGGCCGGCATTGATCTCGACCGTCCAGGCATCGAGGTGGTCAACGCCCGCATGTCCACCCGCGTCGAGGCCTATACCGAATATCTCTATGCCCGGCTGCAGCGGAAGGGCTACCTGCATCGCGATGCGCAGCGGCTGATCAACACCGACCGCAACCACTTCGCCGCCTGCATGGTGGCGCTGGGCGATGCGGATGCCATGGTGACGGGCACGACGCGCAATTATTCGACGGCACTCGAGGACGTGCGCCGCTGCATCGACACGGCGCCCGGCCACCGGGTAATCGGCGTGTCGCTGGCTCTGGCGCGTGGCCGCACGATCGTCGTGGCAGACACCGCCGTGCACGACATGCCGACGGCGGATGAGCTGGCCGATATCGCCGAAGAGGCGGCGGGTGTCGCCCATCGGCTGGGGCTTGTGCCACGCGTGGCGCTGCTGGCCTATTCCACCTTCGGCCATCCAACCGGCGAGCGCTCCGAGCGGGTGCGGGAAGCCGTGAAGATCCTCGACCGTCGCGGCGTCTCCTTCGAATATGATGGCGAGATGGGAGCTGATATCGCGCTCAACCAACACCGGATGGAGCAGTATCCGTTCTGCCGCCTCTCGGGCACAGCCAATGTGCTGGTCATGCCGGCGATCCATTCGGCGGCGATCTCGACGAAGATGCTGCAGGAGCTGGGCGGCTTGACCGTAATGGGGCCGCTCTTGATCGGGCTCGAAAAGTCGGTGCAGATTGCCCAGATGGGCGCGAAGGACAGCGACATCGTCAATATGGCAGCGATTGCGGCCTATAACGCGGCGGGTTAA
- a CDS encoding LysR substrate-binding domain-containing protein encodes MKNLNQLHLNGLRAVEAVGRLGSLQAAAEELCVSIGAVSQQVIKTEQQLGRMLFERTSRGMVPVETATDMLARLSDGFRHLSGAVALARRSDDSLLTISVAPVFAARWLVHRIADFSERFPQISLRIDANDRLTDASQTDVDLRIRVGRGHWPGFKAELILEQRVAPLCTPAMAEKLREPADILDLPKVIDGRAMFTWDVWLSAVGLEGAEIKARHTFSEASLCLDATIAGQGVMLAWQTIASHQLQHGQLVAPFGPAVKTGFGHYFVTAENARRSEKVEKFKRWLKREIEDDMERLAKAAPVFA; translated from the coding sequence ATGAAGAACCTCAATCAGTTGCATCTGAACGGCCTGCGCGCCGTCGAAGCCGTGGGACGTCTCGGCTCACTCCAGGCGGCGGCGGAAGAGCTTTGCGTCTCCATCGGCGCCGTCAGCCAGCAGGTCATCAAGACCGAACAGCAGCTCGGTCGCATGCTTTTCGAGCGCACGAGCCGTGGCATGGTCCCGGTAGAAACGGCGACAGATATGCTGGCACGCCTCTCGGATGGCTTCCGCCACCTCTCGGGCGCCGTGGCCCTCGCCAGACGCAGCGATGACAGCCTGCTGACCATTTCGGTCGCCCCGGTCTTCGCCGCCCGCTGGCTCGTGCATCGAATTGCAGACTTTTCCGAACGTTTCCCGCAGATCAGCCTGCGCATCGACGCCAACGACCGCCTGACCGATGCCAGCCAGACAGATGTCGATCTCAGAATTCGTGTCGGACGGGGTCACTGGCCGGGCTTCAAGGCCGAACTCATTCTCGAACAGCGGGTGGCCCCGCTCTGCACCCCGGCCATGGCCGAAAAGCTGCGCGAGCCCGCAGATATCCTCGACCTGCCGAAGGTCATCGATGGCAGGGCCATGTTTACCTGGGATGTCTGGCTCTCCGCCGTCGGTCTCGAAGGCGCTGAGATCAAGGCCCGTCACACCTTCAGCGAGGCTTCGCTCTGCCTCGACGCGACCATCGCGGGGCAGGGGGTGATGCTCGCCTGGCAAACGATCGCCTCGCATCAGCTGCAGCACGGCCAGCTCGTCGCGCCCTTTGGTCCGGCGGTCAAAACCGGCTTCGGCCACTACTTCGTGACCGCCGAGAACGCGAGGCGCTCGGAGAAGGTGGAAAAGTTCAAGCGCTGGCTGAAGCGCGAGATCGAGGACGACATGGAGCGGCTTGCAAAAGCCGCTCCGGTCTTCGCTTAA
- a CDS encoding GNAT family N-acetyltransferase encodes MPLGLPASRDILGRIGSLETRIARTEREIDAAQAVRYRVFVEEMKAQVCVEDARRGREVDSWDSLCDHLLVLDRSIDGDAEDQIVGTYRLLRHEVAIAHGGFYSGSEFGVNALVARHPEKRFMELGRSCVLPQYRTKRTVELLWQGCWAYALHNRIDAMFGCGSFPGTQPEEHALALSFLHQNAVARGEWAVDALPHLYREMDLMPSEAVNARRALFAMPPLIKGYLRLGAMVGNGAVVDQAFNTTDVLIILPIASISGRYVNYYGADAGRFASAS; translated from the coding sequence ATGCCGCTGGGACTTCCCGCTTCGCGCGATATCCTGGGCCGAATCGGTAGCCTCGAAACGCGCATCGCCCGCACCGAACGCGAGATCGACGCGGCCCAGGCCGTACGTTATCGCGTGTTTGTCGAGGAGATGAAGGCGCAGGTCTGCGTCGAAGATGCGCGCCGCGGCCGGGAAGTCGACAGCTGGGATAGCCTTTGCGATCATCTTCTGGTCCTCGACCGCTCGATCGATGGCGACGCCGAAGACCAGATTGTCGGCACCTACCGCCTGCTGCGCCATGAAGTGGCGATCGCCCATGGCGGCTTTTATTCCGGCTCCGAATTCGGCGTCAACGCGCTCGTCGCCCGCCATCCGGAAAAGCGTTTCATGGAGCTCGGCCGCTCCTGCGTCCTGCCGCAATACCGCACGAAGCGCACGGTCGAACTGCTCTGGCAGGGCTGCTGGGCCTATGCCTTGCATAACCGCATCGACGCCATGTTCGGCTGCGGCTCCTTCCCCGGCACGCAGCCGGAGGAGCATGCGCTGGCGCTTTCCTTCCTGCACCAGAACGCCGTCGCCAGGGGCGAGTGGGCCGTTGACGCGCTGCCGCATCTCTACCGCGAGATGGACCTGATGCCGTCGGAAGCCGTGAATGCCCGACGCGCCCTCTTCGCCATGCCGCCGCTGATCAAGGGTTATCTGCGCCTCGGCGCCATGGTCGGCAACGGCGCGGTGGTTGACCAGGCCTTCAACACGACAGACGTCCTGATCATCCTGCCGATCGCCAGCATTTCCGGTCGTTACGTCAACTATTACGGCGCAGACGCCGGCCGCTTCGCCAGCGCCAGCTGA
- the lspA gene encoding signal peptidase II: MLAAFNRPGPVLTFIAIALILDQAIKYAVEIYLPMHELIPVLPFWALYRTHNLGVAFSMLSHLDSWFIIGLRLVIVGFVLWLWRKTGPEQHFAHLGFAMIIAGALGNIIDRFTYGYVVDYILFYTDTWSFAVFNLADSFITIGAICIVIDEIIQHRKPKPPEA, from the coding sequence ATGCTTGCCGCCTTCAACCGGCCCGGTCCGGTTCTGACCTTCATCGCCATCGCCCTGATCCTCGACCAGGCGATCAAATACGCGGTCGAAATCTATCTGCCGATGCATGAGCTGATCCCGGTTCTGCCGTTCTGGGCGCTCTACCGCACCCACAATCTCGGCGTCGCCTTCTCCATGCTGTCGCATCTCGACAGCTGGTTCATCATCGGCCTGCGCCTCGTCATTGTCGGTTTCGTCCTGTGGCTGTGGCGCAAGACCGGTCCGGAGCAGCATTTCGCCCATCTCGGTTTTGCGATGATCATCGCTGGCGCGCTCGGCAATATCATCGACCGCTTCACCTATGGCTATGTGGTCGATTACATCCTGTTCTACACGGACACCTGGTCCTTCGCGGTCTTCAACCTGGCTGACAGCTTCATCACGATCGGGGCGATCTGCATCGTCATCGACGAGATCATCCAGCACCGCAAGCCGAAGCCGCCGGAGGCCTGA
- a CDS encoding TrmH family RNA methyltransferase: MTDDYRQDGPRRVGQVKEVTSLANPIIKDIKALSQKKSRDESRTFLAEGLKLVIDALDRGWTIRTLVYAKAGKGKPLVEKVAARTVASGGLVLEVSEKVMSSITRRDNPQMVAAVFEQRWTPLKDINPKGSETWIALDRVRDPGNLGTIIRTADAAGAAGVILVGDCTDPFSMETVRATMGSMFALPLVKTTPADFLKWKKSVDARLVATHLAGAVDYRTIDYKSKPVILMMGNEQSGLPDELAEAADKLARIPQVGMADSLNLAVATGVMLFEVRRHLLALDGAK, translated from the coding sequence ATGACCGATGATTATCGCCAGGACGGCCCGCGCCGCGTCGGTCAGGTCAAGGAGGTCACCAGCCTCGCCAATCCCATCATCAAGGACATCAAGGCGCTTTCCCAGAAGAAGAGCCGCGACGAAAGCCGCACCTTCCTTGCTGAAGGCCTGAAGCTCGTGATCGACGCGCTCGATCGCGGCTGGACCATCCGCACCCTCGTCTATGCCAAGGCCGGCAAGGGCAAGCCGCTGGTTGAAAAGGTCGCTGCCCGCACGGTGGCATCAGGCGGCCTCGTGCTGGAAGTGAGCGAAAAAGTCATGTCCTCGATCACGCGGCGCGATAACCCGCAAATGGTCGCCGCCGTCTTCGAACAGCGCTGGACGCCGCTCAAGGATATAAATCCCAAGGGCTCGGAAACCTGGATCGCTCTCGACCGCGTCCGCGACCCCGGCAATCTCGGTACCATCATTCGCACCGCTGATGCTGCCGGTGCCGCAGGCGTCATCCTTGTTGGCGATTGCACCGATCCCTTCTCGATGGAAACCGTGCGCGCCACCATGGGCTCGATGTTCGCCCTGCCGCTGGTGAAGACCACGCCCGCTGATTTCCTCAAGTGGAAGAAGTCGGTGGATGCCCGCCTCGTCGCCACGCATCTCGCCGGCGCCGTCGACTATCGCACGATTGATTACAAGTCGAAGCCGGTCATCCTGATGATGGGCAACGAACAATCCGGCCTTCCGGATGAGTTGGCTGAGGCCGCTGACAAGCTCGCCCGCATTCCCCAGGTCGGCATGGCCGACAGCCTCAATCTGGCAGTCGCCACCGGCGTGATGCTCTTCGAGGTCCGCCGCCACCTGCTCGCCCTCGACGGAGCCAAGTGA